The following are encoded together in the Cheilinus undulatus linkage group 3, ASM1832078v1, whole genome shotgun sequence genome:
- the abhd14a gene encoding protein ABHD14A isoform X2, which yields MNFLRNRLVVLGLVLLATLLLYLLLPSIRQGSMEPSLEAQRIGMMSTPAIPTINVSIRTGQLPGDPPLFFREALPIDGAGRQILPRLQVVLLHGQAFTSKTWEELGTMALLATHGYQALAMDLPGYGKSPDSEALKTDQNRVDLISRFMESLGIRAPVLLSPSMSGHYSIPFLIKNNAQLHGFIPIAPVGTRSYTPQQYQSIPTPTLIVYGALDTNLGAQSHKNLIQLPHHFVLRLEGARHACYMDKPREFHQGLIDFLSKLK from the exons ATGAATTTCCTTCGTAATCGTCTCGTTGTCCTGGGCCTGGTGTTGTTGGCCACATTGCTACTGTACTTGCTGCTGCCCTCAATCCGCCAGGGCAGCATGGAGCCGTCTCTAGAGGCTCAGAGAATTGGGATGATGTCTACTCCAGCAATCCCAACCATCAACGTGTCAATCCGCACCGGACAGCTTCCTGGAGACCCTCCACTGTTCTTCAGGGAAGCTCTACCTATTGATGGTGCTGGACGACAGATATTACCAAG GCTGCAAGTGGTTCTTCTCCATGGCCAGGCATTTACGTCCAAAACCTGGGAAGAACTTGGCACAATGGCTCTTCTGGCAACTCATGGATATCAGGCCTTAGCAATGGACCTACCAG gGTATGGAAAGTCACCAGACTcagaggctttgaaaacagatcagaatcGTGTTGACCTAATTTCAAGGTTCATGGAGTCCCTGGGCATCAGGGCACCTGTGCTTTTAAGCCCTTCCATGAGTGGGCACTACTCCATCCCATTCCTCATCAAGAACAATGCTCAGCTACACGGCTTCATTCCCATAGCACCAGTCGGCACCCGAAGTTACACTCCACAGCAGTACCAAAGTATTCCA acCCCCACCCTGATTGTTTACGGAGCTCTGGACACAAATCTGGGTGCACAGTCCCACAAGAACCTCATACAGCTTCCACATCACTTTGTGCTTAGGTTAGAGGGAGCCCGCCACGCTTGCTACAtggacaaacccagagaatttcACCAAGGATTGATTGACTTTCTCAGTAAACTAAAGTGA
- the abhd14a gene encoding protein ABHD14A isoform X1 has protein sequence MKAVSQSVFTKANKLSWLLLTLLISWTVLCSADLKQTRWPLYSQKPVLLVWNAPTQDCTPRYGVSLSLDQFDVVASPNEGFVRQNLTIFYKERLGLYPYYERGGTAVNGGLPQLASLAQHYEKMPEGVQKYIREPEAKGLAVIDWEEWRPLWIRNWETKDIYRKKSRELVAAKNPHWTPEQVGKVAQQEFELSARKFMLETLRLAKNLRPNQLWGFYLFPDCYNHDYRGGLKNYTGRCPAVEIARNDQLNWLWMECTAFFPSIYIGSVLSSTHYGRLFVRNRVKEAMRLASVGDGLARPVFVYTRPTYISQMIVLTEMDLVSTIGESVALGAAGVVFWGDTSYASSRANCLSLDKYLQGALGRYLLNVSTAAERCSQEVCKSHGRCLRKVPDSDVYLHLSPLTHSITSQGGQLKVTGSPGRAELDVFRTHFQCQCYSGYRGEACAEKEKGQNRGSSVLGTWPLCLLLPLVLFTLLH, from the exons ATGAAGGCTGTTTCTCAGTCTGTTTTCACCAAGGCGAACAAACTGTCTTGGTTGCTCCTGACTCTGTTGATATCTTGGACAGTCTTATGTTCAGCAGACTTAAAGCAGACAAGATGGCCATTATACTCCCAGAAGCCAGTTCTTCTTGTCTGGAATGCCCCAACGCAGGATTGTACCCCAAGATATGGTGTAAGTTTGTCACTGGACCAGTTTGACGTTGTGGCATCCCCCAATGAGGGCTTTGTCCGGCAGAACCTAACTATCTTCTATAAAGAGCGTCTTGGGTTGTATCCCTATTATGAGCGTGGTGGCACCGCAGTTAATGGAGGTCTTCCACAGCTTGCCAGCCTCGCACAGCACTATGAGAAGATGCCTGAAGGTGTGCAGAAATATATCCGGGAACCAGAGGCAAAAGGTTTGGCTGTGATTGACTGGGAGGAGTGGAGACCATTATGGATACGAAATTGGGAAACTAAAGATATCTATCGAAAAAAATCTCGTGAACTGGTGGCAGCAAAGAACCCACATTGGACCCCAGAACAAGTGGGTAAAGTTGCACAGCAGGAATTTGAGCTGTCGGCTCGCAAATTCATGCTGGAAACCCTGAGACTTGCCAAAAATTTGAGGCCAAATCAACTGTGGGGGTTCTACCTGTTTCCAGATTGTTACAACCATGACTACAGAGGTGGTCTGAAGAACTACACAGGGCGCTGTCCTGCTGTAGAAATTGCTCGCAATGATCAATTGAACTGGTTATGGATGGAATGTACGGCATTCTTCCCATCCATATACATTGGCTCTGTGCTCAGCTCTACACATTATGGGCGCCTCTTTGTCCGAAATAGGGTAAAGGAGGCGATGCGCCTGGCATCTGTTGGAGATGGATTGGCACgtcctgtttttgtttacacCCGGCCTACTTACATCAGTCAGATGATTGTCCTAACTGAG ATGGATCTGGTCTCCACCATTGGTGAGAGTGTAGCACTTGGAGCTGCAGGTGTTGTATTCTGGGGGGATACCTCCTATGCAAGCAGCCGT GCAAACTGTTTAAGCCTTGACAAATATCTTCAGGGAGCGCTGGGCCGGTACCTGCTCAATGTGTCTACAGCTGCTGAACGGTGCAGCCAGGAAGTGTGTAAATCCCACGGTCGCTGTCTACGCAAAGTACCGGACAGTGACGTGTACCTTCATCTCAGCCCTTTAACACACAGCATCACAAGCCAGGGCGGCCAGCTGAAGGTTACGGGCAGTCCTGGCCGAGCTGAGCTGGATGTTTTTCGCACACATTTCCAGTGCCAGTGCTACAGCGGGTACAGGGGTGAGGCCtgtgcagagaaagaaaaagggcagaataGAGGCTCCTCTGTCTTAGGGACCTGGCCTCTGTGCCTTTTACTCCCACTAGTACTCTTCACCCTGCTACACTGA
- the tusc2b gene encoding tumor suppressor 2, mitochondrial calcium regulator b — protein sequence MGGSGSKSKGFWPFSGSGSTDDPTKDGNEQSLARVRSFVGATPFVFTRRSSMFFDEDGDLAHEFYEETIVTKNGRKRAKLKRIQKNLTPQGIIKLDHPCIHVDFPVVLCEA from the exons ATGGGTGGCAGTGGCTCCAAATCCAAAGGATTTTGGCCTTTCTCTGGCTCAGGAAGTACAGACGATCCCACCAAAGATGGAAATGAGCAGTCACTGGCAAGAGTTCGAAGTTTTGTTGGTGCAACACCATTTGTGTTTACTAGACGAAG ctcCATGTTTTTTGATGAAGACGGCGACCTGGCCCATGAATTCTATGAAGAGACaattgtgacaaaaaatggccGTAAAAGAGCCAAGCTGAAGAGGATTCAGAAAAACCTCACACCTCAG GGAATTATAAAGCTGGACCACCCTTGCATCCATGTAGATTTCCCAGTTGTTCTCTGTGAAGCCTGA